In Candidatus Nitrosarchaeum limnium SFB1, the following proteins share a genomic window:
- a CDS encoding AbrB family transcription regulator, with translation MSGNYNQFNPSEMFKDWIQKNGRAQTEFMKNFGMLMTNQNTQTFNPLETLREVSDNTRNAQSDLMKNMSSMQNKSMETMFQIGQMLPSFMNWGAYKTTVSSNGRISIPEAERTALGLGEGDLVQVIILPIAKKSKNKEVKQ, from the coding sequence ATGAGTGGTAATTATAACCAATTTAACCCTTCAGAGATGTTCAAAGACTGGATTCAAAAAAATGGCCGTGCTCAAACAGAATTTATGAAAAATTTTGGCATGCTAATGACTAATCAAAATACTCAAACATTCAATCCTTTAGAGACTCTAAGAGAAGTTTCAGACAACACACGAAATGCTCAATCTGATTTAATGAAGAACATGTCTTCTATGCAAAATAAAAGTATGGAGACTATGTTTCAGATTGGCCAAATGCTTCCATCTTTTATGAATTGGGGAGCATACAAAACAACTGTCAGCAGTAATGGCAGAATTTCAATTCCAGAGGCAGAACGTACTGCACTTGGATTAGGAGAAGGAGACTTGGTTCAAGTCATAATCCTTCCAATCGCAAAAAAATCAAAAAATAAGGAGGTGAAACAATGA
- a CDS encoding alpha/beta hydrolase, translating to MQEKFIQVDGNKIRYLESGDSKNTLVLIHGLGASAERWSLVIPILAKYYRVIAPDLIGYGYSDKPILDYSPEMFVNFLGKFFDALQIKCPIIIGSSLGGQISAEYTSANPKNVKKLVLVSPAGAMKQSTPALDAYIMAALYPNEQSAKNAFELMEASGNNVSEKIVQGFIERMQLPNSKLAFMSTILGMKNSEIISPKLHTIQCPTLVIWGVNDPVVPVEFADGFVSFIKDCEFHKMEKCGHTPYVQDPETFLSIVLGFLLK from the coding sequence GTGCAAGAAAAATTCATACAAGTAGATGGCAACAAGATCCGTTATCTTGAATCTGGTGATTCAAAAAACACACTTGTATTGATTCATGGGTTAGGTGCATCTGCTGAAAGATGGAGCTTGGTGATTCCAATACTTGCAAAATATTATCGTGTTATTGCACCTGATTTGATAGGGTATGGATATAGTGATAAACCTATTTTGGACTACTCTCCTGAAATGTTTGTTAATTTTCTAGGAAAATTCTTTGATGCATTACAAATTAAATGTCCTATCATTATTGGTTCCTCTTTAGGAGGTCAAATATCTGCAGAGTATACTTCTGCTAATCCAAAAAATGTAAAAAAATTGGTACTTGTATCTCCTGCAGGTGCCATGAAACAATCTACTCCTGCACTTGATGCATACATCATGGCAGCATTGTACCCTAATGAACAAAGTGCCAAAAATGCTTTTGAATTAATGGAAGCATCTGGTAACAATGTTAGTGAAAAAATCGTTCAGGGATTCATTGAACGAATGCAATTGCCAAATTCAAAGTTAGCATTTATGTCAACTATTTTAGGAATGAAAAATTCGGAAATTATATCTCCTAAACTACATACAATTCAATGCCCTACTTTGGTAATTTGGGGTGTTAATGATCCAGTTGTACCAGTTGAATTTGCAGATGGATTTGTATCTTTTATCAAAGACTGTGAATTTCATAAAATGGAGAAATGTGGACATACTCCATATGTGCAAGATCCTGAGACCTTTTTGTCCATTGTATTGGGTTTTCTTTTAAAGTAG